The DNA sequence AATATGTGTCAGTCCATGGTCACCTTGGTTGGCAGCAAGCCCAGACAGAAAGGTGTATTGCCCTTCCCTTACTCCATGTTATGGTTTACTGGAAATCAAGTGTCCTGTCAACCCCCTATCACAATGTGTTTACCTCAACATGAAAATGGGTTTAAACTGAAGAGGACACATAACTATTTTCATCAGATTATGATGCAGCTTGCGGTAACAGGACTAGAGTGGTGTTACTTGTTTGTTTGGACTTCAGATGAATCTCATCTTGAGCTTATAACATTTGACTCAAGTAGAtggcaagaaatgaaagacaagcttgatatgttttattttgaccATTACTTGAAAGGCTGATCAATATTTGATATGgatcattttcatttgaaggAATGTTTTCATTACTTAAAGTAGCATTTTCTATATCTATTCAAGATTTGCTAATTATTTCCATTCAGTTTCAACATGTTTATGCCAAAGTAACCAGGTCAACGGTCATGTTATTAAATGcaaagtcttgccataagaaatttatatacaaaatatgaaagcatgccttaaataattcaggagatattttcttaaaagaagATCAATCttcaaggtcatgaggtcagaaactttggtaccaaatcAAATTTTCTCACATATGAAGACTGAGAGCTTTATCACTTACCATTTAAAATTATGTGCCAGGTTAATTTTTTGGATAGACAGGACAAATTTAATATTCCTCCAACATTAGTTgcaagggggagggggaggggctTAAAAACTTTCCTAATGAAAGTTACTTCTAAATATGGTTGTGTAATTAACTAGAGTTAttgttattaattataaaacaacCAACACACAGGTAATATGTGTCGTGAATTACATGTCATGAAATGTATAGATCTTGTAATATGTTACTTTAATTTCTGGTACAATTCTGATACAATTTTTATATTCtgataattgtatatatttatctcATTTTCCTGATTGATTTCATCTTCAATTTACTTCCATTCCTTGACAAGAGGACCCTTGAATAAAGTTAGCATGTTTGCCACTGTCcataattgatttattgttcCTACCATACTTAAGGGAATGACACCATCAAAAAGGTGGTACTCCTTGACTCTGCGGATATGCCTCTCAATATGTATCCTTAGTTTTGCTATCACCTGGGTTTGCTCCACTTCTTGCCTTgaaaattgaccttgactttggaggAATGGGGGCGTGTTAACTGAAATACCTGTCCCCTCTAATACCTTGTTCAGAACAAATCCTTTGTCTGCCATTATTGAATCACCCCTATCCAGGAGATCAATCAGGCCAGAAAGCTTGGTAATTTCTACATCTGACATATTTCCTGTGTACAAACTTGATACAAAGGTCAGAGCTCCATGTGGAGCAATCCCAACAAGTCCTTTCCATGTGTGAGAGCTTTTGTATGACGAATAACACTTGGAACTGAGAACAAGAGATGAAGGTCTCTCTGTCTTTAACTCTGTA is a window from the Ostrea edulis chromosome 5, xbOstEdul1.1, whole genome shotgun sequence genome containing:
- the LOC130054510 gene encoding uncharacterized protein LOC130054510, with translation MPNQFKSMYPSTRVIIDCTELKTERPSSLVLSSKCYSSYKSSHTWKGLVGIAPHGALTFVSSLYTGNMSDVEITKLSGLIDLLDRGDSIMADKGFVLNKVLEGTGISVNTPPFLQSQGQFSRQEVEQTQVIAKLRIHIERHIRRVKEYHLFDGVIPLSMVGTINQLWTVANMLTLFKGPLVKEWK